Proteins encoded in a region of the Pseudomonas shahriarae genome:
- a CDS encoding rRNA pseudouridine synthase, translated as MTDPIRLSKRLIELVGCSRREAELYIEGGWVSVDGEVIDEPQFKVTTQKVELDPEAKATAPEPVTILFHAPVGVDVDSAMQSLSAETLSEEHRFSKRPLKGHFLRLTASADLQAKASGLLVFTQDWKILRKLTADAAKIEQEYVVEVSGDVAEHGLNRLAHGLMYKGKELPAVKASWQNENRLRFALKNPQPGIIALFCEAIGLKVVAIRRIRIGGVSIGKVPVGQWRYMSGKEKF; from the coding sequence ATGACTGACCCCATACGCCTCTCCAAACGCCTTATCGAACTGGTCGGTTGCTCCCGTCGGGAGGCCGAGCTGTACATCGAAGGCGGCTGGGTCTCGGTAGATGGCGAAGTGATTGATGAGCCACAGTTCAAGGTCACGACACAAAAAGTCGAACTTGATCCCGAGGCCAAGGCCACGGCTCCAGAGCCTGTGACTATCCTGTTTCATGCACCGGTTGGTGTGGATGTCGACAGCGCGATGCAGTCCCTGAGCGCCGAAACCCTGTCTGAAGAGCACCGCTTCAGCAAGCGCCCGCTCAAGGGCCACTTCCTGCGCCTGACCGCCAGCGCCGACCTGCAGGCCAAGGCCAGCGGCCTGTTGGTGTTTACCCAGGACTGGAAAATCCTGCGCAAGCTGACGGCCGATGCCGCCAAGATCGAGCAGGAGTATGTGGTTGAGGTCTCCGGCGACGTGGCAGAGCACGGTCTGAACCGCCTCGCCCATGGCCTGATGTACAAAGGCAAGGAATTGCCTGCGGTCAAAGCCAGCTGGCAGAACGAGAACCGCCTGCGCTTTGCCCTGAAAAACCCGCAGCCCGGCATCATCGCCCTGTTCTGCGAAGCCATTGGCCTGAAGGTTGTGGCCATTCGCCGCATCCGCATTGGCGGCGTGTCCATCGGCAAGGTGCCAGTCGGCCAATGGCGCTACATGTCCGGCAAGGAAAAGTTCTAA
- the rimO gene encoding 30S ribosomal protein S12 methylthiotransferase RimO: protein MSTTIAKANPKVGFVSLGCPKALVDSERILTQLRMEGYDVVSTYQDADVVVVNTCGFIDSAKAESLEVIGEAIKENGKVIVTGCMGVEEGNIRNVHPSVLAVTGPQQYEQVVNAVHDVVPPRQDHNPLIDLVPPQGIKLTPRHYAYLKISEGCNHSCSFCIIPSMRGKLVSRPVGDVLDEAQRLVKSGVKELLVISQDTSAYGVDVKYRTGFWNGAPVKTRMTELCEALSSLGVWVRLHYVYPYPHVDELIPLMAAGKILPYLDIPFQHASPKVLKAMKRPAFEDKTLARIKNWREICPDLIIRSTFIVGFPGETEEDFQYLLDWLTEAQLDRVGCFQYSPVEGAPANLLDLAVVPDDVKQERWERFMAHQQAISSARLQLRIGKEIEVLIDEVDEQGAVGRCFFDAPEIDGNVFIDDASGLKPGDKVWCTVTDADEYDLWAQKRD from the coding sequence ATGTCCACCACCATCGCAAAAGCCAACCCAAAGGTTGGCTTTGTTTCCCTGGGTTGCCCGAAGGCTCTGGTCGACTCCGAGCGCATCCTCACGCAACTGCGCATGGAAGGCTACGACGTTGTGTCCACCTACCAGGACGCTGACGTGGTGGTGGTCAACACCTGTGGCTTCATTGACTCGGCCAAGGCAGAGTCCCTGGAAGTGATCGGCGAAGCCATCAAGGAAAACGGCAAGGTCATCGTCACCGGCTGCATGGGCGTGGAAGAAGGCAATATCCGCAACGTGCACCCAAGTGTGCTGGCGGTGACCGGTCCGCAGCAGTACGAGCAGGTGGTCAACGCCGTGCACGATGTGGTGCCGCCGCGCCAGGACCACAACCCGCTGATCGACCTGGTGCCACCCCAGGGCATCAAGCTGACCCCGCGTCACTATGCGTACCTGAAGATTTCCGAAGGCTGCAACCACAGCTGCAGCTTCTGCATCATCCCGTCGATGCGCGGCAAGCTGGTCAGCCGCCCGGTGGGCGATGTACTGGACGAGGCCCAGCGTCTGGTCAAGTCCGGGGTCAAAGAGCTGCTGGTGATCTCCCAGGACACCAGTGCCTACGGCGTCGACGTGAAGTACCGCACCGGTTTCTGGAACGGCGCGCCGGTGAAAACCCGCATGACCGAACTGTGCGAAGCCCTGAGCAGCCTGGGTGTGTGGGTGCGCCTGCACTACGTGTACCCGTACCCGCACGTCGACGAACTGATCCCGTTGATGGCCGCCGGCAAGATCCTGCCGTACCTGGACATCCCGTTCCAGCACGCCAGCCCCAAAGTGCTCAAGGCCATGAAACGCCCGGCCTTCGAAGACAAGACCCTGGCGCGGATCAAGAACTGGCGCGAGATCTGCCCGGACCTGATCATCCGCTCGACCTTTATCGTGGGCTTCCCCGGCGAAACCGAAGAAGACTTCCAGTACCTGCTGGACTGGCTGACCGAAGCCCAACTGGACCGCGTCGGCTGCTTCCAGTACTCGCCGGTGGAAGGTGCCCCGGCCAACCTGCTGGACCTGGCGGTGGTGCCGGATGACGTCAAGCAGGAGCGTTGGGAGCGTTTCATGGCCCATCAACAAGCCATCAGCTCGGCCCGCCTGCAACTGCGCATCGGCAAGGAAATCGAAGTGCTGATCGACGAAGTGGACGAGCAAGGCGCGGTCGGCCGCTGCTTCTTCGACGCGCCGGAAATCGACGGCAATGTATTTATCGACGATGCCAGCGGCCTCAAGCCCGGCGACAAGGTCTGGTGCACGGTCACCGACGCCGACGAGTACGACCTCTGGGCGCAAAAACGCGACTAA
- a CDS encoding potassium transporter Kup has protein sequence MGQVNSQAAGAGHSSAKPIGMLVAAVGVVYGDIGTSPLYTLKEVFSGNYGVQVNHDGVLGILALIFWSLIWVVSIKYMLFVLRADNQGEGGIMALTALARRAAGNHPRLRSFLVVCGLCGAALFYGDSMITPAISVLSAIEGLELAFDGLKHWVVPVALVVLVGLFLIQKHGTDRIGKLFGPVMVTWFLVLGGLGIYGIVQHPEVLNAMNPMWGVRFFMVHPGIGVAILGAVVLALTGAEALYADMGHFGRKPIARAWFILVLPALVLNYFGQGAMLLGDPEAARNPFYLLAPSWALLPLVGLSTLATVIASQAVISGAFSLTRQAIQLGYIPRMHIQHTSSAEQGQIYIGAVNWSLMVGVILLVLGFESSGALASAYGVAVTGTMLMTTILVSAVMLLLWKWPPVLAVPVLLGFLLVDGLFFAANVPKVVQGGAFPVLAGIVLFVLMTTWKRGKQLLVERLDEGGLPLPIFISSIRVQPPHRVQGTAVFLTARPDAVPHALLHNLLHNQVLHEQVVLLTVVYEDIPRVPAQRRFEVDSYGDGFFRVILHFGFTDEPDVPEALKLCHLDDLDFSPMRTTYFLSRETVIASKLEGMARWREGLFAFMLKNANGNLRFFKLPVNRVIELGTQVEM, from the coding sequence ATGGGTCAGGTAAATAGTCAGGCGGCAGGTGCCGGGCACTCCAGCGCAAAGCCAATCGGCATGTTGGTGGCCGCGGTCGGGGTGGTTTATGGCGATATCGGCACCAGCCCGCTCTACACCCTTAAAGAGGTGTTTTCCGGCAATTACGGGGTCCAGGTCAATCATGACGGCGTGCTGGGGATCCTGGCGCTGATTTTCTGGTCGCTGATCTGGGTGGTGTCCATCAAGTACATGTTGTTCGTGCTGCGCGCCGACAACCAGGGCGAGGGCGGCATCATGGCTCTGACGGCGCTGGCCCGACGGGCGGCGGGCAATCACCCGCGGCTGCGCAGTTTCCTGGTGGTGTGCGGCCTGTGCGGTGCGGCGTTGTTCTATGGCGACAGCATGATCACCCCGGCGATTTCCGTGTTGTCGGCCATCGAGGGCCTGGAACTGGCGTTCGACGGCCTGAAGCATTGGGTCGTGCCCGTGGCGCTGGTGGTGCTGGTGGGGCTGTTCCTGATCCAGAAACATGGCACCGACCGCATCGGCAAGCTGTTCGGGCCGGTGATGGTCACCTGGTTTTTGGTGCTGGGTGGCCTGGGTATCTATGGCATCGTCCAGCACCCTGAAGTGCTCAACGCGATGAACCCGATGTGGGGCGTGCGCTTCTTCATGGTCCACCCGGGTATCGGCGTGGCGATCCTCGGCGCCGTGGTGCTGGCCCTGACCGGTGCCGAAGCGCTGTATGCCGACATGGGCCATTTCGGCCGCAAACCCATTGCCCGCGCCTGGTTTATCCTGGTGCTGCCGGCCCTGGTGCTCAACTATTTTGGCCAGGGCGCGATGCTGCTGGGTGACCCCGAGGCCGCGCGCAACCCGTTCTACCTGCTGGCGCCAAGCTGGGCACTGCTGCCGCTGGTGGGCTTGTCCACCCTGGCCACGGTGATTGCTTCCCAGGCGGTGATTTCCGGTGCGTTCTCGTTGACGCGCCAGGCAATCCAGCTTGGTTACATCCCGCGCATGCATATCCAGCACACCTCCAGCGCCGAGCAAGGCCAGATCTACATTGGCGCGGTGAACTGGTCGCTGATGGTTGGCGTGATCCTGCTGGTGCTGGGCTTCGAGTCTTCGGGCGCCCTGGCCTCGGCCTACGGGGTGGCCGTGACCGGAACCATGCTGATGACCACGATCCTCGTCTCCGCGGTGATGCTGCTGCTGTGGAAATGGCCGCCGGTCCTGGCAGTCCCGGTGTTGCTGGGCTTTTTGCTGGTGGATGGCCTGTTCTTTGCGGCCAACGTGCCGAAGGTAGTGCAGGGCGGTGCGTTCCCGGTATTGGCGGGGATCGTGCTGTTTGTGCTGATGACCACCTGGAAGCGCGGCAAGCAATTACTGGTGGAGCGCCTGGACGAGGGCGGGCTGCCGCTGCCGATCTTTATCAGCAGCATCCGCGTCCAGCCGCCCCATCGCGTGCAGGGCACGGCGGTGTTCCTCACCGCCCGCCCGGACGCGGTGCCCCATGCCTTGCTGCATAACCTGTTGCATAACCAGGTGCTGCACGAGCAGGTGGTGCTGCTTACGGTGGTCTATGAAGATATCCCGCGCGTCCCGGCCCAGCGCCGCTTCGAGGTGGATTCCTATGGCGACGGTTTCTTCCGCGTGATCCTGCACTTTGGCTTTACCGATGAGCCGGACGTACCCGAAGCCCTGAAGCTGTGCCATCTGGACGACCTGGACTTCAGCCCCATGCGCACCACCTACTTCCTCAGCCGCGAGACGGTCATCGCCTCCAAGCTCGAAGGCATGGCGCGCTGGCGCGAAGGGTTGTTTGCTTTCATGCTGAAGAACGCCAACGGCAACCTGCGCTTCTTCAAGCTGCCGGTGAACCGGGTGATTGAGTTGGGCACCCAGGTAGAAATGTAG
- a CDS encoding virulence factor family protein: MIRRSWRYVLAGLVVLALILGGGYWYWNRPAPQPTLEQLPQADGSSMTRVTPGTPTKARVAVAVMADASLTDNQLIALSQGGSAQIVQVILPKEDCKLQEQALQAALGQLKGPATLVSGIGPGAGLAWRWLATQNDDKANAISVGFALVQEGCTDPLPKTAAHGNWLVAWNDNPDDESASFVRDTPRATTSISDYDINYPQVLNNELRKQLVGSDNGGLAIPVVEVPAGQAKDTVTLFLSGDGGWRDLDRDVAGEMAKIGYPVVGVDTLRYYWQHKSPEQSAKDLTELMQHYRQKWGTKRFVLTGYSFGADVLPAIYNRLPEAEQQRVDAIILLAFARTGSFEIEVEGWLGNAGKEAATGPEMAKLPAAKVVCIYGEEEVDESGCTDKTAVGEAMKLPGGHHFDENYPALAKRLVDIIEKRQVKAE, from the coding sequence ATGATTCGACGCTCCTGGCGGTATGTATTGGCAGGTCTGGTGGTGCTGGCCCTGATCCTCGGTGGCGGCTACTGGTACTGGAATCGCCCTGCCCCCCAACCGACCCTGGAACAGTTGCCCCAGGCCGACGGCTCGAGCATGACCCGCGTAACACCGGGTACCCCCACCAAGGCCCGCGTAGCGGTCGCCGTGATGGCCGACGCCAGCCTGACCGATAATCAACTGATTGCCTTGAGCCAGGGCGGCAGCGCGCAGATCGTGCAAGTGATCCTGCCCAAGGAAGACTGCAAACTGCAGGAACAAGCCCTGCAAGCGGCGCTGGGCCAACTCAAGGGCCCGGCCACCCTGGTCAGCGGCATCGGCCCTGGCGCCGGCCTGGCCTGGCGCTGGCTGGCGACGCAGAACGACGACAAGGCCAACGCCATCTCGGTGGGCTTTGCCCTGGTCCAGGAAGGTTGCACGGACCCACTGCCCAAGACCGCCGCCCACGGCAACTGGCTGGTGGCCTGGAACGACAACCCCGACGACGAAAGCGCCAGTTTCGTACGCGACACCCCGCGTGCCACCACCAGCATCAGCGACTACGACATCAACTACCCGCAAGTGCTGAACAATGAACTGCGCAAGCAACTGGTGGGCTCGGACAATGGCGGCCTGGCGATCCCGGTGGTCGAAGTACCGGCCGGCCAGGCCAAGGACACCGTGACCCTGTTCCTCTCCGGCGACGGCGGCTGGCGCGACCTGGACCGCGACGTGGCCGGCGAGATGGCGAAGATCGGCTACCCGGTGGTCGGCGTCGACACCCTGCGCTACTACTGGCAGCACAAAAGCCCGGAACAGAGCGCCAAAGACCTGACCGAACTGATGCAGCACTACCGGCAGAAATGGGGCACCAAACGCTTTGTGCTGACGGGTTACTCGTTCGGTGCCGATGTACTGCCAGCTATCTACAACCGCCTGCCGGAAGCCGAACAGCAGCGGGTCGACGCCATTATCCTGCTGGCCTTTGCCCGCACCGGCAGCTTCGAGATCGAAGTGGAAGGCTGGCTGGGCAACGCCGGCAAGGAAGCCGCCACCGGCCCGGAAATGGCCAAGCTGCCAGCGGCCAAAGTGGTGTGCATCTACGGTGAGGAAGAAGTCGATGAGAGCGGCTGCACCGACAAGACCGCCGTGGGCGAAGCCATGAAGCTACCGGGCGGCCATCACTTCGACGAGAACTACCCGGCATTGGCCAAGCGCCTGGTGGATATCATCGAGAAGCGTCAGGTCAAGGCAGAGTAA
- the dinB gene encoding DNA polymerase IV, with the protein MTQRKIIHVDCDCFYAAIEMRDNPSLAQKPLAVGGSADRRGVIATCNYEARAYGVRSAMSSRHALKLCPDLTIVKPRMDAYKEASKEIHTIFREYTDLIEPLSLDEAYLDVSDCAHFGGSATRIAQDIRRRVSNQLHITVSAGVAPNKFLAKIASDWKKPNGLFVITPDQVEDFVSALPVSKLHGVGKVTAEKLARLGIEDCLQLREWNKLALVREFGSFGERLWSLARGIDDRAVHNDSRRQSISVENTYDVDLPDLPSCLEKLPELMETLAGRMQRIDSSYRPGKPFVKVKFHDFTQTTLEQAGAGRDLESYRQLLTQAFNRGGKPVRLLGIGVRLLDLSMGNEQLELSW; encoded by the coding sequence ATGACGCAGCGCAAAATCATCCACGTCGACTGTGACTGCTTCTACGCTGCCATCGAAATGCGGGATAACCCGAGCCTGGCGCAAAAGCCCCTGGCGGTAGGTGGCTCGGCGGACCGGCGCGGGGTGATCGCCACCTGCAATTACGAGGCGCGGGCCTACGGCGTGCGGTCGGCCATGTCCTCGCGCCATGCGTTGAAACTGTGCCCCGACCTGACCATCGTCAAGCCGCGTATGGATGCCTATAAAGAAGCATCGAAAGAAATCCACACGATTTTCCGTGAATACACCGATCTGATCGAACCGTTGTCGCTGGACGAAGCCTATCTGGATGTTTCCGATTGCGCGCATTTCGGCGGCAGCGCCACGCGTATTGCCCAGGATATCCGTCGGCGGGTCTCCAATCAGTTGCATATCACGGTTTCTGCGGGGGTGGCGCCGAACAAGTTCCTGGCCAAGATCGCCAGCGACTGGAAAAAGCCCAATGGACTGTTTGTGATCACCCCGGATCAGGTGGAGGACTTTGTTTCGGCGCTGCCCGTGAGCAAGTTGCATGGCGTCGGCAAGGTCACTGCTGAAAAACTGGCGCGGCTGGGAATAGAGGACTGCCTGCAACTGCGCGAGTGGAACAAGTTGGCGCTGGTGCGGGAATTCGGCAGTTTCGGTGAGCGGTTATGGAGTCTGGCGCGTGGGATTGATGATCGTGCGGTGCATAACGACAGCCGCCGGCAATCCATCAGCGTAGAGAATACCTACGATGTCGATCTACCGGACCTGCCCAGTTGCCTGGAAAAACTCCCTGAGCTGATGGAGACCCTGGCCGGGCGCATGCAGCGTATCGACAGCAGTTATCGGCCGGGTAAACCCTTCGTCAAAGTGAAGTTCCATGATTTTACCCAGACCACCCTGGAACAGGCGGGGGCAGGGCGAGACCTGGAGAGTTACCGGCAGTTGCTGACCCAGGCGTTCAATCGTGGGGGTAAGCCGGTGCGATTGCTGGGGATTGGTGTGCGCTTGCTCGATTTGAGCATGGGCAATGAACAGCTGGAACTGTCCTGGTAG
- a CDS encoding amidohydrolase family protein has protein sequence MKTLLSDYLSASVVRSVVMPLPLQQRWDSFEHYQVMDPSGRLYGANYYIGPKADLYYYAFADAMYAREYLQLSAADQGRLDLMITGFNPMDRYGAQHIKRVLLTFPGAFAGIGEFTVHKELVSRKIAGETIRSTATVPLPADLDKKGTMSLYAQSLVDLLKVAEETGLVVTLHNDLYQTEVNYDGTVEDVFPGRTYEAALKHLCSAAPSASVIWAHTGLGRYVKPTSTHLKTVARILDSCPAWVVDISWDLVQENIIHPGPGMPPVNEWIGFFNQYSSRVLWGSDTVMFSKNTLELPDKVVPGQRLTVEQYLALPELIRPLFSRLPPDVAEKISHGNYVRLFDEARRKVRAWEASHAQDDVWDLSGPSAAVR, from the coding sequence TTGAAAACCCTACTGTCAGACTATTTATCGGCCAGTGTGGTCCGTTCGGTGGTGATGCCGCTGCCGTTGCAGCAGCGCTGGGACAGTTTTGAACACTATCAGGTGATGGACCCTTCCGGTCGTTTGTATGGCGCCAACTACTACATCGGCCCCAAGGCGGACTTGTACTATTACGCCTTCGCGGACGCGATGTATGCCAGGGAGTACCTGCAGTTGTCAGCGGCGGATCAGGGGCGGCTGGACCTTATGATTACCGGCTTCAACCCCATGGACCGGTATGGGGCCCAGCACATCAAGCGGGTGCTGCTGACCTTTCCGGGGGCGTTTGCCGGTATCGGTGAGTTCACGGTGCACAAGGAGTTGGTGTCACGCAAGATCGCCGGCGAGACCATCCGCAGCACTGCCACCGTGCCGCTACCCGCTGACCTCGATAAGAAAGGCACGATGTCGCTGTATGCCCAGTCCCTGGTAGATCTGCTGAAGGTGGCCGAAGAGACCGGTCTGGTCGTGACGCTACACAACGACTTGTACCAGACCGAAGTCAACTACGACGGTACGGTGGAGGATGTCTTCCCTGGCCGGACCTATGAGGCGGCCCTCAAGCATTTGTGCAGCGCGGCCCCCAGTGCTTCGGTGATCTGGGCGCACACCGGGCTGGGGCGCTATGTAAAACCGACGTCCACCCACTTGAAGACCGTTGCTCGTATTCTCGACAGCTGCCCGGCATGGGTAGTGGATATTTCCTGGGATCTGGTCCAGGAAAATATTATTCACCCCGGACCTGGCATGCCGCCCGTCAATGAGTGGATCGGCTTTTTCAATCAGTACAGCAGCCGGGTGTTATGGGGCTCCGATACCGTGATGTTCAGCAAGAACACGCTAGAGTTGCCGGACAAGGTGGTACCTGGCCAGCGCCTCACGGTCGAGCAATACCTGGCGCTTCCCGAGTTGATCCGACCGCTGTTCAGTCGACTGCCACCTGATGTCGCGGAAAAAATCAGTCACGGCAACTACGTGCGTCTGTTTGATGAAGCGCGGCGCAAGGTGCGAGCCTGGGAGGCCAGTCACGCGCAGGATGATGTGTGGGATCTTTCCGGACCGTCGGCAGCGGTGCGCTGA
- a CDS encoding GNAT family N-acetyltransferase, whose protein sequence is MGQHSVIHTPKTSDYPELTRIWEASVRATHDFLPDSYIERLRHLVLTRYLDAVMLICTKDARQRITGFAGVAAGKVEMLFIDPHYRGQGLGQQLLQYAVTSMNADELDVNEQNPQALGFYLKQGFEVIGRTEHDGMGQPYPLLHMRLRQVQQTRSG, encoded by the coding sequence ATGGGCCAGCACTCGGTTATCCACACCCCGAAAACCAGCGACTACCCGGAATTGACCCGGATCTGGGAGGCCTCGGTGCGAGCCACCCATGACTTCCTGCCGGATAGCTACATCGAGCGCCTGAGACACCTGGTGCTGACGCGCTACCTGGATGCCGTGATGTTGATCTGCACCAAGGACGCGCGCCAACGGATCACCGGATTTGCCGGCGTTGCGGCGGGCAAGGTGGAAATGCTGTTTATCGACCCGCACTACCGGGGCCAGGGCCTGGGGCAGCAGTTGCTGCAGTATGCGGTTACGTCGATGAATGCCGATGAACTGGACGTCAACGAACAAAACCCCCAGGCCCTGGGCTTCTACCTCAAGCAGGGTTTTGAAGTGATCGGGCGCACCGAGCATGACGGCATGGGCCAGCCCTATCCGTTGCTGCATATGCGTTTGCGCCAGGTGCAGCAAACACGCAGCGGCTGA
- the mprF gene encoding bifunctional lysylphosphatidylglycerol flippase/synthetase MprF: protein MRANSSEPQDTVTATQPITPTRLRWLDRLSKYRQPIGLAVTLLLFTIALIACRHLLLELDLYALHDSILEVPQPALLGAFAAAIAGFIILLGYEFSGARYAGVKLPAKTLAYGGFTAFAIGNAIGLSMLSGGSVRYRLYARHGIGASEVARMTVFASLALGCALPPLAALATLSNLPAASNALHLPATLLGAIAGAVLLLSVVLCIGIYRRRTPEQPYPDNLLVRVGRRTLRLPGRRLTFLQLIITALDVAAAATVLYLLLPEAPPFGPFLLVYLLALAAGVLSHVPGGVGVFEAILLAAFADTLGAAPLAAALLLYRMIYVVLPLLIACIFLLISEAQRLFQTQQSLRVASGLAAPVLAVLVFLSGVVLLFSGATPEIDSRLENIGFLIPHRLIDASHFGASLIGVLCLLLAQGLRRRLSAAWMLTMVLLLVGALLSLLKGFDWEEASLMTTTAVLLAIFRRSFYRASRLTELPFSPLYLVASVCVLGASIWLLLFAYQDVPYSHQLWWQFTLDANAPRGLRSLLGAAILLVIVSLTWLLRTARPVIHLPSADELERATKILMASSQPDGGLALTGDKALLFHPNDEAFLMYARRGRSLVALYDPIGPTQPRAEMIWQFRDLCDIHHARPVFYQVRAENLPFYMDIGLTAIKLGEEARVDLKRFDLEAKGKEMKDLRYTWNRGTRDGLSLEIFEPGQAPMDALKVISDAWLTGKNVREKGFSLGRFSDEYLKHFRIAVIRFEGQPVAFANLLETYSHDLASLDLMRAHPDAPKLTMEFMMVGLIQHYKSHNYARFSLGMVPLSGLQPRRGAPLTQRLGSMVFRRGEQLYNFQGLRRFKDKFQPDWEPRYMAVPAGLDPLVALADTAALIAGGLTGLVKR, encoded by the coding sequence ATGCGCGCCAATTCGTCTGAACCACAAGACACTGTCACAGCCACACAACCGATCACCCCCACCCGTCTGCGCTGGCTGGATCGGTTGAGCAAGTATCGTCAACCCATTGGGCTGGCAGTCACTTTGCTGCTGTTTACCATTGCCTTGATCGCTTGCCGCCACTTGCTCCTGGAGCTGGATCTTTACGCCCTCCACGACTCGATCCTGGAGGTGCCGCAGCCCGCCTTGCTGGGCGCCTTCGCCGCCGCGATCGCCGGTTTCATCATTCTATTGGGCTACGAATTTTCCGGCGCACGCTACGCCGGGGTAAAACTGCCGGCCAAGACTTTGGCCTATGGCGGCTTTACCGCGTTCGCCATTGGCAATGCGATTGGCCTGTCGATGCTGTCCGGCGGCTCGGTGCGCTACCGCTTATATGCACGGCATGGCATCGGGGCTTCGGAAGTTGCCCGGATGACGGTGTTTGCCAGCCTGGCCCTGGGCTGCGCCCTACCGCCGCTCGCAGCCCTGGCCACCCTGAGCAACCTGCCCGCCGCCTCCAATGCCCTGCACTTGCCCGCAACGTTGCTCGGCGCAATCGCCGGTGCGGTGCTATTACTCTCGGTCGTACTGTGTATCGGGATTTATCGCCGTCGAACGCCAGAACAACCCTACCCCGACAACCTGCTAGTCAGAGTCGGCCGCCGCACCTTGCGCCTGCCAGGGCGCCGACTGACCTTCCTGCAATTGATCATCACCGCCCTGGACGTCGCCGCTGCCGCTACCGTGCTTTATCTGCTGCTGCCAGAAGCGCCGCCATTCGGTCCGTTCCTGCTGGTTTACCTGCTGGCGCTTGCCGCCGGTGTCCTGAGCCATGTACCAGGCGGCGTCGGGGTATTCGAAGCGATCCTGCTGGCCGCATTTGCCGACACGCTCGGCGCCGCGCCGCTGGCCGCCGCACTGCTGCTGTACCGCATGATCTACGTGGTGCTGCCGCTATTGATCGCATGCATCTTCCTACTGATCAGCGAGGCTCAGCGTCTGTTCCAGACCCAGCAGAGCCTGCGGGTGGCCTCGGGCCTCGCGGCACCGGTGTTGGCCGTGCTGGTTTTTTTGTCCGGGGTGGTGCTGCTGTTCTCCGGCGCCACCCCGGAAATCGACTCACGCCTGGAAAACATCGGCTTCCTGATTCCCCACCGCCTGATTGACGCCTCGCACTTTGGCGCCAGCCTGATCGGCGTGCTGTGCCTGTTGCTGGCCCAGGGCCTGCGTCGACGCCTGTCGGCAGCCTGGATGCTGACCATGGTGCTGCTGCTGGTGGGCGCCCTGCTCTCACTGCTCAAAGGCTTCGACTGGGAAGAAGCCAGCCTGATGACCACCACCGCCGTGCTGCTGGCGATCTTCCGGCGCTCGTTCTACCGCGCCAGCCGCCTGACCGAGTTGCCGTTCTCGCCGCTGTATCTGGTGGCCAGCGTCTGCGTGCTCGGTGCGTCGATCTGGCTGCTGCTGTTTGCCTATCAGGATGTGCCTTATAGCCATCAACTGTGGTGGCAGTTCACCCTCGACGCCAACGCCCCGCGTGGCCTGCGCTCGCTGCTGGGCGCCGCAATCCTGTTGGTGATTGTCTCGCTGACCTGGCTGTTGCGCACCGCACGCCCGGTGATCCATCTGCCGAGCGCCGATGAGCTGGAGCGGGCCACCAAGATCCTGATGGCCTCGTCGCAACCCGACGGCGGCCTGGCCCTGACCGGCGACAAGGCCCTACTGTTCCACCCCAACGACGAAGCCTTCCTGATGTATGCCCGCCGTGGCCGTAGCCTGGTGGCGCTGTACGACCCGATCGGCCCGACCCAGCCAAGGGCCGAGATGATCTGGCAGTTCCGCGACCTGTGCGATATCCATCACGCCCGCCCGGTGTTCTACCAGGTGCGCGCAGAGAACCTGCCCTTCTATATGGATATCGGCCTGACGGCGATCAAGCTGGGCGAAGAAGCCCGGGTCGATCTCAAGCGCTTTGACCTGGAAGCCAAGGGCAAGGAGATGAAGGACCTGCGCTACACCTGGAACCGCGGGACGCGGGACGGCCTGTCTCTGGAAATCTTCGAGCCGGGGCAGGCGCCCATGGACGCGCTGAAAGTCATTTCCGATGCCTGGCTGACCGGCAAGAACGTGCGGGAAAAGGGCTTCTCCCTCGGCCGTTTCAGCGATGAATACCTCAAGCATTTTCGCATCGCGGTGATTCGCTTCGAGGGGCAGCCGGTGGCCTTCGCCAACCTGCTGGAGACCTACAGCCATGACCTGGCCAGCCTGGACCTGATGCGCGCGCACCCCGACGCACCAAAGCTGACCATGGAGTTCATGATGGTCGGCTTGATCCAGCATTATAAAAGCCACAACTATGCACGCTTCAGCCTCGGCATGGTGCCGTTGTCGGGCCTGCAACCGCGTCGTGGCGCACCGCTGACCCAGCGCCTGGGCTCGATGGTATTCCGCCGTGGCGAGCAACTGTATAACTTCCAAGGTTTGCGCCGCTTCAAAGACAAGTTCCAGCCTGACTGGGAACCTCGCTACATGGCCGTGCCCGCAGGACTTGATCCGCTGGTGGCACTGGCCGATACCGCCGCCCTGATCGCAGGCGGCTTGACTGGATTGGTGAAACGCTGA